In Strix uralensis isolate ZFMK-TIS-50842 chromosome 7, bStrUra1, whole genome shotgun sequence, the following proteins share a genomic window:
- the TIAL1 gene encoding nucleolysin TIAR isoform X5, which translates to MATGKSKGYGFVSFYNKLDAENAIVHMGGQWLGGRQIRTNWATRKPPAPKSTQENNTKQLRFEDVVNQSSPKNCTVYCGGIASGLTDQLMRQTFSPFGQIMEIRVFPEKGYSFVRFSTHESAAHAIVSVNGTTIEGHVVKCYWGKESPDMTKNFQQVDYSQWGQWSQVYGNPQQYGQYMANGWQVPSYGMYGQAWNQQGFGVDQSPSAAWMGGFGAQPAQGQGAPVIPNQAGYGMASYQTQ; encoded by the exons ATGGCAACTGGAAAGTCAAAAGGCTAtggttttgtatctttttatAACAAACTG gATGCAGAAAATGCTATTGTACACATGGGAGGCCAGTGGTTGGGAGGCCGTCAGATCAGAACTAACTGGGCAACACGGAAACCACCAGCCCCCAAAAGTACACAAGAAA ATAATACAAAACAATTGAGATTTGAAGATGTAGTAAATCAGTCAAGTCCAAAAAATTGTACTGTGTATTGTGGAGGAATTGCCTCTGGTCTAACAG ATCAACTTATGAGACAGACTTTTTCACCATTTGGACAGATTATGGAAATAAGGGTGTTTCCAGAAAAAGGTTACTCATTTGTCAG ATTTTCAACCCATGAAAGTGCAGCACATGCTATTGTTTCAGTTAATGGAACCACAATTGAAGGACATGTTGTTAAATGTTATTGGGGTAAAGAATCTCCTGATATGACAAAAAACTTCCAACAG GTGGATTACAGTCAGTGGGGGCAATGGAGTCAAGTATATGGAAATCCACAACAATATGGTCAATATATGGCTAATGGGTGGCAAGTACCATCATATGGAATGTATGGCCAAGCATGGAATCAACAGGGTTTTGGAGTAGA cCAATCTCCATCTGCTGCCTGGATGGGTGGATTTGGTGCTCAACCTGCCCAGGGACAAGGTGCTCCTGTAATACCTAACCAAGCTGGATATGGTATGGCAAGCTACCAAACACAGTGA
- the TIAL1 gene encoding nucleolysin TIAR isoform X3, which yields MITEQPDSRRVNSSVGFSVLQHTSNDPYCFVEFYEHRDAAAALAAMNGRKILGKEVKVNWATTPSSQKKDTSNHFHVFVGDLSPEITTEDIKSAFAPFGKISDARVVKDMATGKSKGYGFVSFYNKLDAENAIVHMGGQWLGGRQIRTNWATRKPPAPKSTQENNTKQLRFEDVVNQSSPKNCTVYCGGIASGLTDQLMRQTFSPFGQIMEIRVFPEKGYSFVRFSTHESAAHAIVSVNGTTIEGHVVKCYWGKESPDMTKNFQQVDYSQWGQWSQVYGNPQQYGQYMANGWQVPSYGMYGQAWNQQGFGVDQSPSAAWMGGFGAQPAQGQGAPVIPNQAGYGMASYQTQ from the exons CAACCCGATAGCAGAAGGGTCAACTCTTCTGTtggattttctgttttgcagcatACAAGCAATGACCCTTATTGCTTTGTGGAATTTTATGAACACAGAGATGCAGCTGCTGCATTAGCTGCTATGAATGGGAGAAAAATTTTGGGAAAG GAGGTCAAAGTAAACTGGGCAACAACACCAAGTAGCCAGAAAAAAGATACATCCA atcactTCCATGTGTTCGTTGGGGATTTAAGTCCAGAAATAACAACAGAAGACATCAAGTCAGCATTTGCTCCTTTTGGTAAAATATC GGATGCACGGGTAGTTAAAGATATGGCAACTGGAAAGTCAAAAGGCTAtggttttgtatctttttatAACAAACTG gATGCAGAAAATGCTATTGTACACATGGGAGGCCAGTGGTTGGGAGGCCGTCAGATCAGAACTAACTGGGCAACACGGAAACCACCAGCCCCCAAAAGTACACAAGAAA ATAATACAAAACAATTGAGATTTGAAGATGTAGTAAATCAGTCAAGTCCAAAAAATTGTACTGTGTATTGTGGAGGAATTGCCTCTGGTCTAACAG ATCAACTTATGAGACAGACTTTTTCACCATTTGGACAGATTATGGAAATAAGGGTGTTTCCAGAAAAAGGTTACTCATTTGTCAG ATTTTCAACCCATGAAAGTGCAGCACATGCTATTGTTTCAGTTAATGGAACCACAATTGAAGGACATGTTGTTAAATGTTATTGGGGTAAAGAATCTCCTGATATGACAAAAAACTTCCAACAG GTGGATTACAGTCAGTGGGGGCAATGGAGTCAAGTATATGGAAATCCACAACAATATGGTCAATATATGGCTAATGGGTGGCAAGTACCATCATATGGAATGTATGGCCAAGCATGGAATCAACAGGGTTTTGGAGTAGA cCAATCTCCATCTGCTGCCTGGATGGGTGGATTTGGTGCTCAACCTGCCCAGGGACAAGGTGCTCCTGTAATACCTAACCAAGCTGGATATGGTATGGCAAGCTACCAAACACAGTGA
- the TIAL1 gene encoding nucleolysin TIAR isoform X4, with product MDARVVKDMATGKSKGYGFVSFYNKLDAENAIVHMGGQWLGGRQIRTNWATRKPPAPKSTQENNTKQLRFEDVVNQSSPKNCTVYCGGIASGLTDQLMRQTFSPFGQIMEIRVFPEKGYSFVRFSTHESAAHAIVSVNGTTIEGHVVKCYWGKESPDMTKNFQQVDYSQWGQWSQVYGNPQQYGQYMANGWQVPSYGMYGQAWNQQGFGVDQSPSAAWMGGFGAQPAQGQGAPVIPNQAGYGMASYQTQ from the exons AT GGATGCACGGGTAGTTAAAGATATGGCAACTGGAAAGTCAAAAGGCTAtggttttgtatctttttatAACAAACTG gATGCAGAAAATGCTATTGTACACATGGGAGGCCAGTGGTTGGGAGGCCGTCAGATCAGAACTAACTGGGCAACACGGAAACCACCAGCCCCCAAAAGTACACAAGAAA ATAATACAAAACAATTGAGATTTGAAGATGTAGTAAATCAGTCAAGTCCAAAAAATTGTACTGTGTATTGTGGAGGAATTGCCTCTGGTCTAACAG ATCAACTTATGAGACAGACTTTTTCACCATTTGGACAGATTATGGAAATAAGGGTGTTTCCAGAAAAAGGTTACTCATTTGTCAG ATTTTCAACCCATGAAAGTGCAGCACATGCTATTGTTTCAGTTAATGGAACCACAATTGAAGGACATGTTGTTAAATGTTATTGGGGTAAAGAATCTCCTGATATGACAAAAAACTTCCAACAG GTGGATTACAGTCAGTGGGGGCAATGGAGTCAAGTATATGGAAATCCACAACAATATGGTCAATATATGGCTAATGGGTGGCAAGTACCATCATATGGAATGTATGGCCAAGCATGGAATCAACAGGGTTTTGGAGTAGA cCAATCTCCATCTGCTGCCTGGATGGGTGGATTTGGTGCTCAACCTGCCCAGGGACAAGGTGCTCCTGTAATACCTAACCAAGCTGGATATGGTATGGCAAGCTACCAAACACAGTGA